One Methanoculleus sp. 7T genomic window carries:
- the purB gene encoding adenylosuccinate lyase, with amino-acid sequence MAIHPIDYRYGTPEMRAVWSEENRFRAIVMAEVALARAEAVHGMIPREDAETIAACAPNARLERAKEIEAEINHDMMAVVKAVTEVCGDAGRWIHYGATSNDILDTATALQLRDSLALIEEKLGKLLCVLLTRSAETKTLVCAGRTHGQIGVPTTYGLRFAIWASEVARHIERLRQMRPRVVVGHLTGAVGTQAALGDAGIEIQETMVEFLGIRSVDVSNQIIARDRYAEYFMFLANVATTLDKIGLEIRLMQRSEIGELAEAFGKKQVGSSTMPHKRNPIKSEQVCGLSRIVRSAVEPALLNNVLWDERDLTNSSPERVLFPEASVLADHILKVMTSVLEGLEINKANIRKNLMMLRGVNLAESVMIELTKRGMNRQEAHEVMRTASMQALAEDRDLAEVLAGRPEVVRFVTRDDLDRLLDPDAYIGTAVRQVDRLIEKLAPLCR; translated from the coding sequence ATGGCAATTCATCCCATCGACTACCGGTACGGCACCCCGGAGATGCGTGCCGTCTGGAGCGAGGAGAACCGGTTCCGGGCGATCGTCATGGCGGAAGTGGCGCTTGCCCGGGCCGAAGCGGTGCACGGGATGATCCCCCGTGAGGATGCGGAGACCATCGCTGCCTGCGCACCGAACGCCCGCCTCGAACGGGCGAAGGAGATCGAGGCGGAGATCAACCACGACATGATGGCGGTCGTCAAGGCCGTCACTGAGGTCTGCGGCGACGCCGGACGGTGGATCCACTACGGAGCGACCTCAAACGATATCCTGGACACGGCGACGGCCCTGCAACTCCGCGACAGCCTCGCGCTCATCGAGGAGAAACTCGGAAAACTCCTCTGCGTGCTCCTCACCCGGAGCGCCGAGACCAAGACCCTCGTCTGTGCCGGCCGCACCCACGGCCAGATCGGCGTCCCGACCACCTATGGTCTTCGGTTCGCCATCTGGGCGAGCGAAGTCGCCCGCCACATCGAGCGGCTTCGCCAGATGCGCCCACGGGTCGTCGTCGGGCACCTCACGGGAGCAGTGGGAACCCAGGCGGCGCTCGGGGATGCGGGCATCGAGATCCAGGAGACGATGGTGGAGTTCCTCGGGATCCGGTCCGTGGACGTCTCAAACCAGATCATAGCGCGGGACCGCTACGCGGAATATTTCATGTTCCTCGCAAACGTCGCAACGACGCTCGATAAGATCGGGCTTGAGATCCGGCTGATGCAACGCTCCGAGATCGGAGAACTTGCGGAGGCATTCGGGAAGAAGCAGGTGGGCTCAAGCACCATGCCCCACAAGAGAAACCCCATCAAGAGCGAGCAGGTCTGCGGCCTCTCAAGGATCGTGCGGTCCGCGGTCGAACCGGCCCTGTTAAACAACGTCCTCTGGGACGAGCGCGACCTGACGAACTCATCGCCCGAGCGGGTGCTCTTCCCGGAGGCCTCGGTGCTTGCCGACCATATCCTGAAGGTGATGACCAGCGTGCTTGAAGGATTAGAGATTAATAAGGCAAACATCAGGAAGAACCTGATGATGCTTCGGGGCGTGAATCTCGCCGAGTCGGTGATGATCGAGCTGACGAAGCGGGGCATGAACCGGCAGGAGGCCCACGAAGTGATGCGGACGGCGAGCATGCAGGCTCTCGCCGAAGACCGGGACCTCGCAGAGGTGCTGGCCGGGCGCCCGGAGGTCGTCCGGTTCGTCACCCGCGACGACCTTGACCGGCTCCTCGACCCGGATGCCTATATCGGGACGGCGGTCAGGCAGGTGGACCGCCTGATCGAGAAACTCGCGCCGCTCTGCCGGTGA
- a CDS encoding winged helix-turn-helix domain-containing protein — MSERRTAFEIYWEILVFCRTSQSFTGIVNRCNLNSKTGQEYLGFLVVKEYLVEVADGDKIRYVSTERAGEYIALFNSLYRKLFDTAPRFKL, encoded by the coding sequence ATGAGCGAGCGCAGGACGGCGTTTGAGATCTACTGGGAGATTCTGGTCTTCTGCAGAACGTCGCAGTCGTTTACCGGCATCGTCAACCGGTGCAATCTGAACTCAAAAACCGGCCAGGAGTATCTTGGGTTTCTCGTAGTGAAAGAGTATCTCGTCGAAGTGGCTGATGGGGATAAGATCCGGTACGTCTCCACCGAGCGGGCCGGAGAGTACATCGCACTCTTCAACTCGCTGTACCGGAAACTCTTCGATACCGCCCCAAGGTTCAAATTATGA